The genome window TGGTGCCCTTGGCCTCGGCGAGAGCCTTTGCGGAAACGAATCCGTGGACCTTGTGCTTGGCGGCCACAGCGGCGTAGGTGCTCGCCTGCGAGAAGGCCACGCTCATGGCGCAACACGCCCCAAAAACCAGGGCCAATTTCGGCAGGGGCCAGCTCACTCCTCTATCGTATCGCAAAAACATATTGGTTTTCAAGTTGAGGACGGGTTGAGTGGGCCAAAGTGCGCGGATTCCCTGCAACTTTTCGGGGGATTTGAGCCCAAAACTGGTACCCTATTGGCATGCTGGCGGCGGCTCCCACCTCTCTTGATCTTCTTTGCGTAAATGTCATTCGCGGACTCTCGATGGACGCGGTCCAGCGGGCAAATTCGGGCCACCCTGGTCTCCCGATGGGCGCCGCGCCGATGGCGTTTCAACTGTGGCGACACCACTTGAAGCACAACCCGGCGAACCCGAAGTGGATGGATCGCGACCGCTTTATCCTTTCCGCTGGCCACGGCAGCATGCTGCTGTATTCGCTGCTCCACATGTTCGGCTACGACATGTCGATGGATGACCTCAAGAACTTCCGCCAGTGGGGAAGCATTACCCCCGGCCACCCCGAAAACACCCACACCCAAGGCGTCGAAATGGCGACGGGGCCGCTCGGTCAAGGCTGCGCGACCAGCGTCGGCATGGCGATCGCTGAGGCGTACACGGCGGCCAAGTTCCCCGGCGTCTTTGATCACTTCACTTACGTGTTGTGCGGCGATGGCGACCTGATGGAAGGCATTGCGCAGGAAGCGGCCAGCCTCGCCGGGCACCTCGCGTTGGGCAAGTTGATCTGGCTTTACGACGATAACAAGGTGACGATTGACGGTAGCACCGACCTCGCGTTTACCGAGGACACTGAGCGCAAGTTCAGCGCGCTAGGCTGGCACACGCAGCGGATTGACGGCATGGATATGGCCGCGGTGGATACTGCGCTAGAAGCCGCCAAGTCGATGACCGACAAGCCGAGCATCATCATTGCGCGCACCACCATCGGCTATGGCAGCCCCAATAAGGCCGGAAAGTCGGCGGCGCATGGCTCTCCGCTCGGGCCGGATGAACTCCGCGCCACCAAGGATGCGCTTGGTTTGCCGCCCGAAGAATTCTATTGCCCGCAAGATGCGCTGGATTATTGCCGCGCGCCGCGCTTTGCCGAATGGGAAGCCGAGTGGCAAGCCAAGGCCGACGCCTTTGTCGCGGTGAACGAGGAACTTGGCCAAGAACTCGCCGCGTTTTTGAGCGGCGAACTGCAACTGGATTGGAGTCAGTTGCCGACCTTTGACAAGCCGATTGCCACTCGAAACGCAAGCGCGGCGGTGCTCAACGCGATTGCCAGTCAGGTGCCGGTTCTGCTCGGCGGCTCCGCCGACCTCACCGAAAACGTGTTCACGAATCAAAAGGGCGAGTCCGGGTTTCAGCGTGACAACCACCTCGGGCGCAACGTGTACTATGGCGTACGCGAGCATGCCATGGCGGCCGCGGCGAACGGCATTACGCTGCACGGCGGCAAGGCGATTGCGGGCACGTTCCTTATTTTCAGCGACTACTGTCGCCCGAGTGTGCGCCTCGCCGCGCTGATGCACCAGCCGACGATTTTCAACTTCAGCCACGACTCCATTGGGCTCGGCGAAGATGGCCCGACGCACCAACCGATCGAGCAGATCATGAGCTTGAGGCTCATCCCGAACCTCAACGTGTTCCGCCCGGCGGATGCCAACGAGGTTGCAGTAGCGTGGAACCTGGCGCTCAGTAGCAATACGACGCCGACCGCGATCATCACGTCGCGACAGGCGTTGCCGATCTGCACGCCCGCGTTTTCCGAGGATCATCCCGCGCATCAGGGTGGCTACATCCTTCGCAAAGAGACCGGTCCACTTGAGACCATTTTGGTGGCCACGGGAAGCGAGGTCGCGCTGGCCTTGGCGGCCGCCGAGCAACTCGGCGCGGGAACGCGCGTGGTCAGCTTGCCGAGTTGGTTCTTGTTCGATCAGCAACTAAGCGAATACCGCGAATCGGTGTTGCCGCGCGGTGTCCGCACGGTTTCCATCGAAGCCGGAACGACCATCGGCTGGGCCAAGTATGCCGACGCGCACGTGGGAATCGACCACTTTGGCGCGAGCGCGCCCGGGCCTGTGCTGTTCGAGAAGTTCGGCTTTACCGTGGAGAACGTGGTCGCCGCGGTTCGCGTGTAGTCCAGAGTTCCTACGGGGCGAACGGCGCGGGTTTTCGGGAATCAAACATGCATGACCGAAGACCCGCGCGTTTTTTTACTTGACCTGGAAGAACCCGAAACCGACCACTTTGAGGACGATGACCTCGTGCAGATTTGGC of Chthonomonas sp. contains these proteins:
- the tkt gene encoding transketolase; the encoded protein is MLAAAPTSLDLLCVNVIRGLSMDAVQRANSGHPGLPMGAAPMAFQLWRHHLKHNPANPKWMDRDRFILSAGHGSMLLYSLLHMFGYDMSMDDLKNFRQWGSITPGHPENTHTQGVEMATGPLGQGCATSVGMAIAEAYTAAKFPGVFDHFTYVLCGDGDLMEGIAQEAASLAGHLALGKLIWLYDDNKVTIDGSTDLAFTEDTERKFSALGWHTQRIDGMDMAAVDTALEAAKSMTDKPSIIIARTTIGYGSPNKAGKSAAHGSPLGPDELRATKDALGLPPEEFYCPQDALDYCRAPRFAEWEAEWQAKADAFVAVNEELGQELAAFLSGELQLDWSQLPTFDKPIATRNASAAVLNAIASQVPVLLGGSADLTENVFTNQKGESGFQRDNHLGRNVYYGVREHAMAAAANGITLHGGKAIAGTFLIFSDYCRPSVRLAALMHQPTIFNFSHDSIGLGEDGPTHQPIEQIMSLRLIPNLNVFRPADANEVAVAWNLALSSNTTPTAIITSRQALPICTPAFSEDHPAHQGGYILRKETGPLETILVATGSEVALALAAAEQLGAGTRVVSLPSWFLFDQQLSEYRESVLPRGVRTVSIEAGTTIGWAKYADAHVGIDHFGASAPGPVLFEKFGFTVENVVAAVRV